Part of the Vagococcus teuberi genome, TGTTTTTTTCTTTCAACAGATCTACTAATTTTTGATCTGAAAGTGGTTTCGCTTTGTTTTCATCCTCTATTAACTCTTTTATTGTTTCTTTTATGTCACTAGTTGCGATCACGTCAGAAGAATTCTTTTGTTCTAATCCTGTAGTAAAGAAACTTCTTAATTCAAACACACCAAATTCTGTAGTTAAGTATTTTCCATTTACAGCTCGACTGATAGTTGACTCATGAAGTGATAGGTCGTTTGCGATCTCTTTTAGCTTCATGGGTTTAAGCGGGTGACTATCTTTTAGAAAAAAGTTGGATTGTCTTTTAACAATTTCTTTCCCGACTCTTAAAATAGTATCCCCACGTTGTTCAAGAGATTTTTTTAGCCATTCATATTCTGCTTTTTTTTCATTTAAATACTTTTCAACTTCTTTGTCACCTTGACGCGACATTCGTTCAAAGTAGTTTGATTGAAAGTTGACTTCTGGCTTCCCTGCTTTAGTAGATGAAATAATAATAGTATCCGTTTCTTTATCCACTTTTACAACTAAATCCGGATAAATTAAACTGTCCTCATCACTACTAAATATTGCTGCGGGATTGGGATGTAACTTTTGAATATAATCAAATATTTCTTGTATTTCTTTTAATGAAAGACCTAATTTTTTTTCAATTCGTTGCCATTTTCTATTTGCTAAATCATCAAAATATTCTTCTAATACAAGGTAAGCTTGATTAGGTGCTTCATCATCTCGCTCTGTTTGCAACATCAAACACTCTTGCAAGTTCCGTGCACCAACTCCGGCTGGTTCTAGCATTTGTATTAACGTCAATGCATCTAATACTTCAATATAACTGACACGATTTATAGCCATCGCTTCTTCTATAGAAATTGTCAAATAACCATTGGTATCTATGAACTCGATTAAAAATAAACTAATTTTCCTAAGTGGCGTATCTCGATAATTAAGATGAATTTGCTCAATCAAATAATGAAATAGTGATTGCTCATTTTCTGGTATTTGATTTATCCAATCTGTTGTGTCATTATCTTGCAACTTATTATAGTGACTGCTTTCTAAATACTGAGTATCCATATCGGAAACGGATACATCAATTAGCGGATTTTCTAACATTTTATCATTTAAAAAAGACAGGAGGTCATCAGTACCAAACTGTAACATCTTAATTGATTGTTGAAGTTGTTGGGTCATAGCTAATTTTTGAGTTTGAACTTGAGCTTGACCTTGTCTAAAATTCTGAGTAAACTTCATTAACCTTTCCTCCTTTTCATCTTGCTATTTAAGATATTTTTGGTAAACTAATAAAAGTAGATGCGCCCTTAGTGTAGTGGATATCACGCAAGATTCCGGTTCTTGAGACGGGGGTTCGATTCCCTTAGGGCGTGTTACTTTCTTTTTAAGAAAAGTATATCATAGTTTAGCATATTATTTCGGGGACAAATGTCCTTTTTCTTTACTTTTTATTTTTTTGACCTTTATTGACCATTTTTACGCTAAATTCTAGGTAGATTAAAAAGAGTATGTTAAAATATGACTAGTAGCGTTACTATTAGGAGGAATTTATATGAATTTAATACCAACAGTTATCGAACAATCTGCTAGAGGTGAACGTGCTTATGACATCTATTCTCGTTTACTAAAAGATCGTATTATTATGTTAAGCGGTCCTATTGATGATAACGTTGCAAATAGTGTCATTGCACAGTTATTATTTTTAGATGCTCAAGATCCAGAAAAAGATATTTACCTCTATATTAACTCACCTGGAGGAAGTGTCTCTGCTGGTCTTGCCATTTATGACACAATGAACTTTGTCAAATCTGATATCCAAACCATTGTTTTAGGTATGGCAGCCTCAATGGGAAGTTTTCTATTATCGTCTGGAACAAAAGGTAAACGATTTGCATTACCAAACGCAGAAATCATGATTCATCAACCTCTTGGAGGAGCTCAAGGGCAAGCGACAGAAATTGAAATTGCAGCTCGTCACATCCTTAATACAAGAGAAAGATTAAATAAAATCTTAGCGGAAAACACTGGACAACCACTTCAAATCATCGAAAGAGATACTGACCGTGATAACTTCATGTCAGCTGAGGAAGCAAAAGAATACGGCTTGATTGATGAAGTAATGGTTAACAGTGCTGCCTTAAAATAAGGAGATAAGTCAATGGGGACAACAAAAATCGACACAACAAAAGTAACTAGCTCTGTTGGAATCAAAATTGGTAAATCTGATGCACCAAATTTATTGTTTGAATTTGTTAATCTACGTTGCCCATTTTGTAAACAATGGTGGGATGAAAAATTAGATTTAATCTCAAAAGAAGTGAAAAACGATAATCTACATTACGTGATTAAACTTTTTAATAAAGATTCTGCTAGTTTATCATTAGGTAATGTGATGCATGAGTATGTGCCCAATAATGACCAGGCAATTAAAATCATCACTGATATCTACAATACTCAAAGTCAATGGGGAATTCTTGGTTCACCAGAAGAAGTACGAGCGTTTGCTGAGACAACTCTCGGCTTAACTAAGCAACATAATGATAAAATGTTACAAGACGTTATGGAAGAAGCTGTAAACGCCAATGTGCACTTTGTTCCAACTTTAATTGTTGATGGGTTTGATTTTGATCAAAAAATATCCAATGACGATTTTCTTTCTTTATTACGATAATGAAAATAAAAAGTATCTATCTTAATCTCGCTTTTAGTAGCAGACCTTGATAGATACTTTTTTATTCTGTAACAGTTGGCATTTGTGGATTTTTTTGTTTGACTACATATGGAATAGATAAATAAAATGCCGTGCCTAACCCCACATGACTCTTTACGTTAATCGTTCCATTATAATTTTCTATAAGTTGTTGAGCAATAGATAGTCCTAAACCATTACCACCTGTGTGTCTTGCTCTTGCTTTATCCACTCGGTAAAAACGATTAAACACTTTTTCAATTTCCTCTTCAGAAATCCCCTCTCCAAAATCTTGAATCATTAAGTCAATATTTTGATAAGATTTTGATGCAGAGATAATCACTTCTTTTCTATCTCTCGAATATTTCACCGCATTATCTAATAAAATAATCAGTATTTGTTCAAAGTGATTACGATACATTTTAATTTCAACCGAATTATCTAAATCATCGTCATCTAGATTAAAAACAAATTCAGGATAAAGCATTTGAAAATTATTTACCGTTGTTTGGATTGTTTCTTTTGCTAAACACGTTTCATTTTTATAATGAAACTCAGATTGCTCGGCTCTTGATAAATCGAGCATCTCTTGTACCAAACTTTTCATACGAGTGATTTCTTGTAGTGAGGCACTCAACGACTCTTCCAGCACTTCAGGATCATCTTTTCCCCATCTGTTTAGTAAATTCAAATGTCCTTCTATGACTGCTACTGGTGTTCTTAATTCATGTGAGACATCTTCAACAAACTGCTGTTGTTGCGTAATAAATCGCTCCATGCGTTCAATCATATCATTAAAGGCTTTAGCTAAATCATAAATTTCATCATGTGATTTTGGTACTGGCATTCGAAGACCGGTCTTATGTGCCGTTTCAATATTATTTAGCGTTCTTACCATTTTTCTAAGAGGGCTTGTAAAATAGCTTGATAATAAAAAGCTCATCATCACACTAACTAATAAGCCGCAAATACCGATAATTACGAGATTTTTAAGTAATTCTTTGCGATATTTGTAGTAAAATCCTAAATCATAAAAACCTTGCGCATAACCCATCAGTTTACCTGTTTGATTAGAATAAACTGGCTTTAATAAAACCAAACCTGTAACATATTCATAAGTTTTGATTGTCGTTTCAGATTGAGCTTTTTTATCGAATGGTACATAGCGATTTTTTGTTTCAAATACTAAATCACCATCTGCATTGTAAACTTTTAAATCCATTTCTGGTCGTGAGAGTTCTGAAATGAAACTATTTAAATTCATCATAGTTGATTCTAACGTATTAGCACCATAATACCCATCACCGACATATTCTTCAGTTGATTCTTTTAGATAAAAAACAGAGCTATTAAAACTTAATGGCTCTGTTCCTCTAGATAATCGGCTAGTTACCTCAGATATTGTTCGATTAAAGGTCAGCTCTTCTTGCTGAATCATTAATCGTGAACTAATTTGATAAGAAATAACTGCAAACACAGCAAATAAAATTGATATCACTAATGATGTTAGAATGGTCCATTTCAACGTAATTGATTTCCAAGAAAATTTAGTGGGCCAATTAAATTTTCTTTTAAGCTTATTTATCACGATCTCATTACATACCCAGTTCCACGAACAGTTTGGATATAACTATCTTCACCTGGAACATCAATTTTATTTCTTAAATAACGAATGTAGACATCTACAACATTTGTTTCTACTTCAATTTCATAGCCCCATACTTTATTTAATAACACATCTCTAGAAAGTACGACATTAACATTTTCCATTAAAATAAGTAATAATTCGTATTCTCTTTTAGTTAGTTCAATGATATCGTCACCTCGGCGAACCACCCTATTTTCTTTTTCAATTGTTAAGTTCCGATAAGATAATGTCGTTTGTTTCGTCACATTTTTATCACCTTCGATATCAATTCGGCGAAGTAACGCTCGCAATCGTGCTAGTAACTCTTCTATAGCAAACGGTTTAACAATGTAGTCATCTGCTCCATGATCTAAACCAGATACTCTGTCAATGACCGAATCTCTTGCTGTCATCATAATAATAGGCGTATTTTTCACCTGACGAATTCGACGACAGACTTCTAAACCATTTAACTCAGGTAACATTAAATCTAATAAAATCGCATCCCAATCTTGTGATAACGCTGCTTCTAAACCGGTACGTCCATTATAATGAACTTCTGTTTCGTATTTTTCATGCTTTAGCTCCAATTCCACAAAGCGAGCTAAATTTTTTTCATCTTCAATTATCAAAATCCTATTTGACATAAACACACATGCCTTTCTCGTATACTTATATATTTCTTCATAGTCTCACTCATTATAACGATATTTTGATTAAAAATCTATTATAATTATGTCATAATTTTTATAAACTCAATAATATTATAGGATAGATGCCTATTATCATTATTTTATTTAGTTAAAAAGATATGTTAATTGAACGATTTTCTTTAAAAAGAACAACCTATAACAGATTGTTCTTTTGTTTTCTATTCAAAGACAAATT contains:
- the clpP gene encoding ATP-dependent Clp endopeptidase proteolytic subunit ClpP, which gives rise to MNLIPTVIEQSARGERAYDIYSRLLKDRIIMLSGPIDDNVANSVIAQLLFLDAQDPEKDIYLYINSPGGSVSAGLAIYDTMNFVKSDIQTIVLGMAASMGSFLLSSGTKGKRFALPNAEIMIHQPLGGAQGQATEIEIAARHILNTRERLNKILAENTGQPLQIIERDTDRDNFMSAEEAKEYGLIDEVMVNSAALK
- a CDS encoding response regulator transcription factor; translation: MSNRILIIEDEKNLARFVELELKHEKYETEVHYNGRTGLEAALSQDWDAILLDLMLPELNGLEVCRRIRQVKNTPIIMMTARDSVIDRVSGLDHGADDYIVKPFAIEELLARLRALLRRIDIEGDKNVTKQTTLSYRNLTIEKENRVVRRGDDIIELTKREYELLLILMENVNVVLSRDVLLNKVWGYEIEVETNVVDVYIRYLRNKIDVPGEDSYIQTVRGTGYVMRS
- a CDS encoding HAMP domain-containing sensor histidine kinase, which codes for MKWTILTSLVISILFAVFAVISYQISSRLMIQQEELTFNRTISEVTSRLSRGTEPLSFNSSVFYLKESTEEYVGDGYYGANTLESTMMNLNSFISELSRPEMDLKVYNADGDLVFETKNRYVPFDKKAQSETTIKTYEYVTGLVLLKPVYSNQTGKLMGYAQGFYDLGFYYKYRKELLKNLVIIGICGLLVSVMMSFLLSSYFTSPLRKMVRTLNNIETAHKTGLRMPVPKSHDEIYDLAKAFNDMIERMERFITQQQQFVEDVSHELRTPVAVIEGHLNLLNRWGKDDPEVLEESLSASLQEITRMKSLVQEMLDLSRAEQSEFHYKNETCLAKETIQTTVNNFQMLYPEFVFNLDDDDLDNSVEIKMYRNHFEQILIILLDNAVKYSRDRKEVIISASKSYQNIDLMIQDFGEGISEEEIEKVFNRFYRVDKARARHTGGNGLGLSIAQQLIENYNGTINVKSHVGLGTAFYLSIPYVVKQKNPQMPTVTE
- a CDS encoding thioredoxin domain-containing protein; protein product: MGTTKIDTTKVTSSVGIKIGKSDAPNLLFEFVNLRCPFCKQWWDEKLDLISKEVKNDNLHYVIKLFNKDSASLSLGNVMHEYVPNNDQAIKIITDIYNTQSQWGILGSPEEVRAFAETTLGLTKQHNDKMLQDVMEEAVNANVHFVPTLIVDGFDFDQKISNDDFLSLLR
- the rpoN gene encoding RNA polymerase factor sigma-54; this translates as MKFTQNFRQGQAQVQTQKLAMTQQLQQSIKMLQFGTDDLLSFLNDKMLENPLIDVSVSDMDTQYLESSHYNKLQDNDTTDWINQIPENEQSLFHYLIEQIHLNYRDTPLRKISLFLIEFIDTNGYLTISIEEAMAINRVSYIEVLDALTLIQMLEPAGVGARNLQECLMLQTERDDEAPNQAYLVLEEYFDDLANRKWQRIEKKLGLSLKEIQEIFDYIQKLHPNPAAIFSSDEDSLIYPDLVVKVDKETDTIIISSTKAGKPEVNFQSNYFERMSRQGDKEVEKYLNEKKAEYEWLKKSLEQRGDTILRVGKEIVKRQSNFFLKDSHPLKPMKLKEIANDLSLHESTISRAVNGKYLTTEFGVFELRSFFTTGLEQKNSSDVIATSDIKETIKELIEDENKAKPLSDQKLVDLLKEKNIDISRRTVAKYREELGIQSSTKRKRFDY